A region from the Cyprinus carpio isolate SPL01 chromosome A8, ASM1834038v1, whole genome shotgun sequence genome encodes:
- the LOC109056945 gene encoding 40S ribosomal protein S8-like, giving the protein MVFRAVPVIFSARDSGNFTWGSECCTRKTRTIDVLYIASNNELVRTKTLVKSCIVLVDSTLFRQWYEAHYAIPLGHKKGAMLTPEEELLNKKWSMTVQKKTDRRRKKSKISSLLEEQFLQGRLLSCIAPRPGYCGRAGGHILEGKELEFHLRKIRAKKGK; this is encoded by the exons ATGG ttTTTAGAGCAGTCCCCGTCATATTCAGTGCGCGAGACAGCGGGAACTTCACCTGGGGCTCAGAGT GTTGCACTCGCAAAACCAGGACCATTGATGTTTTGTACATTGCCTCCAACAATGAGCTTGTGAGAACCAAGACCCTGGTGAAGAGCTGCATTGTTCTGGTGGACAGCACACTGTTCAGGCAGTGGTATGAAGCCCACTACGCCATTCCACTGGGCCATAAGAAAGGGGCAATGCTG ACTCCAGAAGAGGAGCTCTTGAACAAGAAATGGTCAATGACGGTTCAGAAAAAGACTGATAGACGCAGGAAGAAGAGCAAGATTAGCAGTTTGCTGGAGGAGCAGTTCCTGCAGGGCAGGCTTCTTT CCTGTATTGCGCCCAGGCCTGGCTATTGTGGCAGAGCAGGCGGACATATCTTGGAAGGGAAAGAGCTGGAGTTCCACCTCCGGAAGATCAGAGCCAAGAAAGGCAAATAG
- the LOC109056939 gene encoding elongation of very long chain fatty acids protein 4-like: protein MESAWQRVESLHHWILENGDKRTDPWLLIYSPVPIICIFLCYLGIIWIGPKLMKHKEPMNIKAVLIVYNFANVGLSIYMFHEFLVTSWLANYSYLCQPVDYSSSPLGMRMASVCWWFFFSKVIELSDTVFFILRKKNSQLTFLHVYHHGTMIFNWWAGVKFVAGGQSFFIGLLNTFVHIVMYSYYGLAALGPHMQKYLWWKRYLTSLQLVQFVLMTIHTGYNLFTECDFPDSMNAVVFAYCVSLIILFSNFYYQSYITRKSKKS from the exons ATGGAATCAGCATGGCAGAGAGTGGAATCACTGCACCACTGGATTCTGGAGAATGGGG ATAAGCGGACGGACCCATGGCTTCTAATCTACTCTCCTGTACCGATCATCTGTATATTTTTGTGCTATCTTGGTATTATTTGGATTGGACCCAAGCTTATGAAACACAAGGAACCAATGAACATAAAAGCAGTGCTTATTGTGTACAACTTTGCCAATGTCGGTTTGTCCATTTACATGTTCCATGAG TTCTTGGTCACATCTTGGCTGGCAAACTACAGTTATCTGTGTCAACCTGTGGACTACAGCTCCAGTCCACTAGGAATGAGG ATGGCCAGTGTGTGCTGGTGGTTCTTCTTCTCTAAAGTCATTGAGCTTAGTGATACA GTTTTTTTCATCCTAAGAAAAAAGAACAGCCAGCTCACTTTTCTGCATGTGTATCATCATGGAACTATGATCTTCAACTGGTGGGCAGGAGTTAAATTTGTGGCGGGAGGTCAAT CATTTTTTATCGGGCTGCTGAACACCTTTGTTCATATAGTGATGTATTCTTACTATGGCTTGGCGGCCCTGGGGCCTCACATGCAGAAATATCTGTGGTGGAAGCGCTATCTCACCTCACTGCAGCTG GTCCAGTTTGTCTTGATGACTATTCACACTGGATACAACCTCTTTACCGAGTGTGATTTTCCTGATTCCATGAATGCAGTTGTGTTCGCATACTGTGTCAGCCTCATTATACTTTTCAGCAACTTTTACTACCAGAGCTACATAACCAGGAAGAGCAAGAAGTCTTGA